CCATGGGCCGGCTTGCCGGCGGCGACAAGGAGATCGACATTCCGGGCCTGGACCGCAAGGACGAGGTCGGGTCGATGGCGGGTGCCGTCGAAGTGTTCCGGGAGAACATGATCAAGGCCGACGAGCTGGCGGCCCGCGAGGCGGCGGAACTGGCCGCCCGCGAAGAGCGCGCCCGGCATATCGAGGAGGTGACGCGGGCCTTCGACGCCGCGGTCTCCGGCCTCCTCGGCAGCCTTGCGAACGCTTCGGAGGAGATGAAAAGCACGGCCACGTCGATGTCCGAGATCGCCCACACCACCAACGACCGGGCGACGAGCGTCGCCAGCGCGGCGGAGGAGGCCTCGACCAATGTGCAGACCGTGTCGGCGGCGACCGAGGAGCTCTCAAGCTCCATCCACGAAATATCGCGCCAGGTGACGCAGTCCTCGCAGATCGCCGACAAGGCGGTGTCGCAGGCCGACACGACGGATGCGCAGGTGCAGCGCCTGGCCTCGGCCTCGCAGCACATCGGCGAGGTCATCGCACTGATTTCGGAGATTGCCGAGCAGACCAACCTGTTGGCGCTGAATGCGACCATCGAAGCGGCGCGGGCGGGCGAGACCGGCAAGGGCTTTGCCGTGGTCGCCGCGGAGGTCAAGACGCTTGCCGGTCAGACGGCGAAGGCGACGGACGACATCCGCAAGCAGATCAGCGACATCCAGCTCGAAACGGAGGAGGCCGTCGCGGCCATCCAGCAGATCGGCGCGACGATCAAGGACATGAACGAGATCGCGCTCGGCATCTCCTCGGCCGTGGAAGAGCAGAATGCGGCGACGAACGAGATCGCCCGCAATGTGGAGCAGGCCGCCATCGGCACCCGCGAGGTGTCGTCGAACATCCTGGAAGTGACCCGCTCGGCCGGGCAGACCGGGGCGGCGGCAACGCAGGTTACCGGCGTTGCCGGCGATCTCGGCTCCAAGTCGGATCAGTTGCGCGCCGAGGTCGAGACCTTCCTGAAGACCGTGCGCGCCGCATAGCGCGGCGCGACCGGAGGCGCCGGTCAATATATGGCGTTGAAGAGCAGCCCGAGGCCGAGCGAGCCGACGAGCGCAAAGCCGAGATAGGCGGCGAACACCGGAGGGCGGGCGAGCGCATAGACGGCGACCGCCGCCGGGATCGAGGTGACGCCGCCGGCCAGCATGAAGGCCATGCCGGCGCCGGGCGCCATGCCCTGGTCGATGAGGCCACCGACCAGCGGCAGGGCGGCGTAGCCGTTGAGATAGGCGGGCACGCCGACGAGGGTGGCGATGACGACCGGCAGAACGCTCTCGCCGCCGACGAGGCCGACGACGGTGTCGGCCGGGATGTAGGCGACCATCAGGCTTTCCAGGAAGAAGGCGAGCGCCAGCCATTTGCCGAGGAAATTGAGGTTGAAGAGGGCGTTGGTGCGGAATTTCTCGCGCCGGTCCCTCTCCTGCCAGAAGCGCCAGACGACGGGTTGCGGCGCGCGCACGACCCTTGCGCTGCAGCCGCCATTGCCGACGCCTTCGCGCAAGGGGTTCTGGAGCGCGCCGGCGGAGAGCAGCGCCCAGGTGCCGAAGCCGCCGAGAAGGCCGATGGCGACGGCGGCAAAGGTCTTGTAGACGGCAAAGCCGGTCCCCAGCGTACCGACGGTCAACACGAACATGGAGGGATCCATGATCGGCGAGGCGAGCCAGAAGGCCATCACCGCCGGCAGCGGCACGCCCATGGCCAGAAGCGCGGCGATCAGCGGGATGACGCCGCAGGAGCAGAAGGGCGAGAGCGCGCCCATCAGCGCTGCGGCAAGGATCATCCAGGCGGGCTGGCCGGAAAAGGCGCGGGCGATCAGATTGTCGGCGCCGGAGGCCTTGGCAAAGGCGGCAACGCCGATGGAAAGGGCGAGGAAGACGGCGACGCCGAGCAGCGCATCGGCGGTGAAGCGAAGCGAGCGGGCGGCCTGGTCGCTGTCGATGAGGGCAAGCAGGGCGAGCGCAGCGGCCAGCACCAGCCAGACCCTGTCGATGTGGGGCAAGCGGGCGAGGGGACCGTGGGGACGGCGGACGGTTTCGGTGCCATTGGACATTTTCTGTCTCCGGTCGGGCTCCGCCTTTGAGCGGAGAAATGACGGGCAGCGTCGCCGTCAGGCGACGTCGTCGGATCTGGTGTCGGCGTCGTCCACATCGAAGCCGCGGCAGCAGGCTTCGAACAGGAAGTCGCCGAGGCCGCGAAGCCGATCGAAATGCGCCGTGGTGCGGACCTCGCGCCCGGCCTTTTGCTGGGTGACCAGGCCGGCGCGGGCGAGTGTTGCCAAATGGTGGGCGAGCGTCGAGGCCGGCACCTTCAGCCGCTCCTGGATCGCGCCGACCGCAAGGCCGCCCGGGCCGGCCCTGACGAGCAGGCGGACAAGACGGAGCCGTGTGCGGTTGCCGAGGGCGGCAAAGGCGTCGGCGGCGTTCTTTTCGGAATAATCGGCGGGCATGGGACGGTCCGAAAACGGGAGGCCGGGCCACGACAGCGTGGCGGTCTCGGTGTGAAAGAACGATATCACTAGTTTTCTGGTTATGTCGAGTGATTCGTTTCGAGGCTGCCATCTGTCAATGTATGCAATGCATATATGTGAATGCGTCGAGCTGTCGCAGGGGCGTCGCGGCCCGCGCAACAGGATCGGACGCCGTCGCGGGTGACCGGGCCTGTCTTCACCGCGACCCACGCCCGGACAGATATCATCATCAAATCAATTCATTAATGCCGTTCACGCGGTGCGATTGGCAGTGATGTCCGGCGGCTGATCGGCGCCCGCGGGCCCAAGCCCACCGCCTGATATTAAATACGTAGTTAACGGTTCATTATCCATTCGGAGCGATTGTTACTACGCAGTTTTAGCAGGCGGAAGAAGGCCCGAATTCTGCACACGCCAAGCGAAGCGGTTGGGACCCCGTTTTTGAGTTAGATGCCCAACAAAATAAACAACCGGCCACCTCTCAAACCCAAGCGAGATAACAAGGTGCTCAAGAACCTCAAGATTTCCACCAAGGTCTTTGGCGGATTCGCCATCGTCCTTGCCCTTCTCGTCCTGATCAGCCTGACCGGCGCCATCAACCTCATGGACGGCAACGACAGCTTCAAGCGCTATCGCCACATTGCGCTGCAGACGGCGCAGGCGGGCCAGGTGCAGGCCAACCTCCTGGAATCGCGGGTCGCGGTTCTCAACTTCCTGCGCAACGCGTCGCAGGAAAACATCGCCGCCGTGAAGGAGCGGGCAGAGCGGACACTGGCCCTCAACGAGGAGTTCGACACCCTCGTCAACAGCGATGACAAGAAGAAGCTCATCGCCGCCACCGGGACCGATCTCACCACCTACCTGGCCGCCTTCCAGGACATGACCAAGTACCAGGCGACGCGCGACGACCTCTTGAACAATGTGCTGAACGTCAAGGGTCCGCAGATGGAGCGCAACCTGACCAAGATCATGCAGAGCGCCTATCAGGACAACGATGCCGGGGCGGCCTACCATGCGGCGGCCGTGCAGCGAAATCTCCTCCTGATGCGGCTCTATCTCCTCAAGTTCATCGAGAGCAACGACGCGGCGGCCTATGAGCGCACGGTCGCGGAATCTGCCGAGACGACCAAGAACCTGCAATCCCTTCTCGGCGAGCTGCAGAATCCGATGCGGCGGCGCCTCGCCACCGAGGTTGTGGAGCTGCACTCGGCCTATGAGGAGGCCTTCAAGGGCATGCATGCGGCGATCCTTCAGCGCAACGCGCTGGTCAACGACCGCCTCAATACGATCGGCCCGAAGGTCGCCGCCGAGATGGACAAGCTGAAGCTCGACATCAAGAACGAGCAGGAAACCCTCGGTCCGGCGGCCAGCCAGGCGATGGAGACCGCCGTTTACGTCGCCGCCGGCGTGGCGCTGGTCGGCGTCGTCCTCGGCATCCTCGCCGCCTGGTTCATCGGCATCGGCATCTCCCGCCCAATCAGCGCCATGACCGACGTCATGCGCAAGCTCGCCGACGGCGACAAGACTGTCGATATCCCGGGTCTCGACCGCAAGGACGAGGTCGGGTCGATGGCCGGCGCCGTCGAAGTGTTCAAGGAAAACATGATCAAGGCCGACCAACTGGCCGCCAGCCAGGCCGAGGAGCGCAAGGCCCGCGAGGAGCGCGCCCGCAAGATCGAGGACCTGACCAAGGGCTTCGATTCCAACGTCTCGGAGCTGCTGCAGGCGCTGAGTGCGGCGGCCAACGAGATGGAGAACACGGCGTCCTCCATGTCGGAAATCGCCAACGGCACCAACCAGCGGGCAACGACGGTCGCCAGCGCCGCGGAGGAAGCCTCCACCAACGTGCAGACCGTGTCGTCGGCGACCGAGGAGCTCTCCTCCTCGATCCAGGAGATCGCCCGCCAGGTGGCCCAGTCCTCGCAGATCGCCGAGAAGGCCGTCCAGCAGGCCGACCACACCGACGGTCAGGTGCAGAATCTCGCCGAGGCCGCACAGCGGATCGGCGAGGTCGTCAGCCTGATTTCCGAGATCGCGGAACAGACCAATCTCCTCGCCCTTAACGCCACGATCGAGGCGGCCCGGGCCGGCGAGACCGGCAAGGGGTTCGCGGTGGTCGCGGCCGAGGTCAAGGAACTGGCCAGCCAGACCGCCAAGGCGACCGACGACATCCGCGCCCAGATCCTCGGCATCCAGACCGAGACCCAGGATGCCGTCGCCGCGATCCAGCAGATCGGTTCCACGATCAAGGACATGAACCAGATCACGGTCGGCATCGCCTCGGCGATGGAAGAGCAGAACGCGGCGACCGACGAGATCGCCCGCAATGTGGAGCAGGCCGCGATCGGCACCCAGGAGGTCTCCTCCAACATCGTCCAGGTGACCCATGCGGCCGGCGAGACCGGCGCGGCGGCGACCCAGGTCACTGGTGTCGCCGGCGACCTCAACGCCAAGTCGCTGCAGTTGAAGTCGGAAGTGGAGCAGTTCCTGGCCGGCGTCCGCGCCGCCTGATCGACGCGCCGGAAAAAGAGAATGCGACGCCGGGCGGGGCTTCCCCGCCCGGTTTTCTTTTCGCCGGAGGGAGCTGCGTCCATGGCGTCTTCCCCTGGACAGGACGGCGAACTGAGTCGCCGGTTTTCGGGGATGTCGCGGTCGCGCCCTGGTTGCGAGGGTGTGCGATGCCTATTTTCGCGCCCCTCTTAACATTTTTTTTAGGCGGTACTTTTTGGTTTTTCCTGAATGATTTCCGACCATCGATCGCTGAAATCGACTACTTCGGAGCGCACGGTAAAGTTTATCGTTAACGTCCCGTTAACCGTGTTTTTCCAGAACGGATATGTCGTCGGCAAGTCTTTTCTGTGTATAAAATCAAATACGCAGTAATAAAAATCGCGAAGTCATGCGATCTGCCGACACGTCGAATGCACACGCCAACCGGGACATTTGCCGTGTTCAAGAACTTCAGGATCTCAACCAAGGTCTTCGGCGGATTTGCCGTTGTTCTAGCCTTTCTCCTACTGATCAGCCTCACCGCCGGTTTCAGCCTGCTGCAAAGCAATGACGGGTTCCGGCGCTATCGGCACATCACCGATCAGACGACGCATGCCGGTGCGGTCCGGGACAATCTCCTGGAAACCCAGCTCTGGGCGCTGCGCTATCTGGAAGATCCGTCGGAGGAACGGCTCACCAATGCCCGCAAGCGGGCGGAGGAGACGGTCCGGCTCGTCGATGCGTTCGACGATCTCGTCAACAGCGCTTCGAAGGTTGCGATCATCACCGCGGCGAAGACCGAACTGAAAGCCTTTCTGGAGGGCTTTGAGGAGGCGGTACGGCTGCAGCAGCGGCGCGAGGACCTGGTTCGCAACACGCTCTACGACGTCGGGCCGAAGATCGAAGACCAGCTCACGGAGATCGCGCGGCAGGTCCGGGTGGACCAGGACGGCAATGCCGCGTTCCTGGCCGACGAGGTTCGCCGGCACCTGATGTCGATGCGCCTCAACGTGGCAAAATTCCTGAACGACAACGAGCAGGCCTCCTTTGACGGTGCAATGCGGGAGGCGGCTGCCGCGCGCGAGGTTTCGGACCGGCTGATGTCGACGCTTGGGATCCCGGCGCGGCGCGAGCAGGTCCGGCAGGTCGCGGCCCTGCAGACGAGCTACGAGACGGCCTTCAAGGAGGTGCACGAGACTGCCATGGCCCGCAACGCGATCGTGGGCGACACGCTCAATACGATCGGCCCGAAGATCGCTTCGGACATGGAAGAGCTGAAGACGGCGATCGAGACCGAGCAGGACACGATCGGCCCGGAAACCAGCCGGATGATGGAAAACGCGGTCTACATCACGGCCGCCGTCGGGACGATCAGCGTCGTCCTCGGCCTCATTTCCGCGTGGCTCATCGGCACCGGGATCTCCCGGCCGATCACCGCGATCACCGGCGTCATGCGCACGCTCGCCGACGGCGACAAGACCGTCGAGATCCCGGGTCTCGACCGCAAGGACGAGGTCGGATCGATGGCTGGCGCGGTGGAGGTGTTCAAGGAGAACATGATCCGGAACGAGGAGATGGCCGCCCGCGAGATGGAAGCAATGAAGGTCCGCGAGAAACGGGCCAAGGAGATCGAGGAGATGACCTCGAACTTCGACCGCAACGTCTCCGAACTCCTGCAATCGCTGAGCGCAGCCTCGACGGAAATGGAGAACACAGCCGCCTCCATGTCGGAAATCGCCAACGGCACCAACCAGCGGGCGACCACTGTCGCCAGCGCGGCGGAGGAAGCCTCGACCAATGTGCAGACGGTGTCGTCGGCGACCGAGGAACTCTCCTCCTCGATCCAGGAAATCGTCCGCCAGGTGGCCGAATCGTCCCAGATTGCCGAACGGGCGGTGAAGCAGGCCGACCATACCGACGGCCAGGTGCAGAATCTCGCCGAGGCCGCGCAGCGGATCGGCGAGGTGGTCAGCCTGATCTCGGAAATCGCCGAACAGACCAACCTCCTGGCGCTGAACGCCACCATCGAGGCGGCCCGGGCCGGGGAGACCGGCAAGGGCTTTGCCGTGGTCGCCGCCGAGGTCAAGGAACTGGCCAACCAGACCTCCAAGGCGACGGACGACATCCGCGCCCAGATCCTCAGCATCCAGACGGAGACCGAGGAGGCCGTCGGCGCGATCCAGCAGATCGAGGCGACCATCCAGGAGATGAACCAGATCACCACCGGCATTGCCTCGGCGATGGAACAGCAGAATGCGGCAACGGAGGAGATCGCCCGCAACGTGGAACAGGCCGCGATCGGCACGCGGGAGGTTTCCTCCAACATCGTGGAGGTGACCCATGCCGCCGGTGAGACCGGCGCGGCGGCGACCCAGGTGACCGGCGTTGCCGGCGACCTCAACGCCAAGTCGCTGCAGTTGAAGGCCGAGGTGGAACAGTTCCTGCGGGGCGTTCGCGCCGCCTGATTTGCGGTTGCGACAGCCTCGACACCGATCAAGCCGGGCGGGGATTTCCCGCCCGGTTTTCGTTCGGCCGCCTGCCCGCAGGGTCAGAACAGGCCGACGACCTCGCCGTCCTCGTTGAGGCCGATGGTCTCGGCCGCCGGCTGGCGCGGCAGGCCGGGCATGGTCATGATCTCGCCGCAGATGACGACGACGAAGCCGGCGCCGGCGGAGAGCCTGACCTCGCGGATCGGCACGCCGTGGCCGGTCGGCGCACCACGCAGGTTCGGGTCGGTGGAAAAGGAATACTGGGTCTTGGCCATGCACACCGGCAGGTGGCCGTAGCCGGCCGCCTCCCACTGGTGCAACTGGTCGCGGATCGTCTTGTCGGCGAGCACCTCGTCGGCCCGGTAGATGCGCTTGGCGACGGTCTCGATCTTCTGGAACAGACTCATCTCGTCGCGGTAGAGCGGGGCGAACTGGGAATGGCCCTCGTCGGCGAGCTCGGCGACCTTTTCGGCCAGCTCGGTGATGCCTGCCGAGCCCTCGGCCCAATGCCGGCAGAGCACGGCCTCGGTCCCCTCCTCGGCGCAGAATTCCTTGACGGCGGCGATCTCGGCCCCGGTGTCGCCAAGGAAGTGGTTGATGGCGACGATCACCGGCACGCCGAACTGCTTCACATTGGCGATGTGGCGGCCGAGATTGAGGCAACCCTCGGCGACGGCGGCGACGTTCTCTGCGGCAAGATCCTCGCGGGCGACGCCGCCGTTCATCTTCAGGGCGCGGATGGTGGCGACGACGACGGCGGCATCGGGATGGAGGCCCGCCTTGCGGCACTTGATGTCGAAGAATTTCTCGGCCCCGAGATCGGCTCCGAAGCCGGCTTCCGTCACCACATAGTCGACGAGCTTCAGGGCCGTCGTGGTGGCGACGACGGAGTTGCAGCCATGGGCGATGTTGGCGAACGGGCCGCCATGGATGAAGGCCGGATTGTTCTCCAGCGTCTGTACCAGGTTCGGCTGCATGGCGTCGCGCAGGAGCACGGTCATGGCGCCGTCGGCCTTGATGTCGCGGCAGGTCACGGGATTGCGGTCGCGGCGGTAGCCGATGACGATGTCGCCGAGGCGCTGCTGCAGATCCTTCAGGTCCTTCGACAGGCAGAGGATCGCCATGATCTCCGAGGCGACCGTGATGTCGAAGCCGCCCTGGCGCGGGAAGCCGTTGGCGACGCCGCCGAGCGCGGCGACCACCTCGCGCAGCGCCCGGTCGTTCATGTCGAGGACCCGGCGCCAGGTGATGCGGCGCTGGTCGATGTCCAGCTCGTTGCCCCAGTAGATATGGTTGTCGATCATCGCCGACAGCAGATTGTGGGCCGAGGTGATGGCGTGGAAGTCGCCGGTGAAATGGAGGTTGATGTCCTCCATCGGGACGACCTGGGCATAGCCGCCGCCGGCCGCCCCCCCCTTCATGCCGAAGCAGGGGCCGAGCGAGGGCTCGCGCAGGCAGATCATCGCCTTCCTGCCGATCCGGTTGAGGCCGTCGCCGAGACCGACCGTGGTCGTCGTCTTGCCTTCGCCGGCCGGCGTCGGGTTGATCGCGGTGACGAGGATCAGCTTGCCGTTCGGCCGGTCCTTCAGGCCCTCGATGAAGCCGGCGGAGACCTTGGCCTTGTCGTTGCCGAAGGGCAGCAGGGACTCGCCGGGAATGTCGAGCCTCTTGCCGATCTCCCAGATCGACTTCTTGTCGGCGGCGCGGGCGATCTCGATGTCGGATTTGACGGGCGTTGCGGGCACAGGCGTTCCTCCTCGGTGTCGCTCCCGGCTCTCTTTCTCGTCGGCCGATTGAGCGCGCCCTATCCGGGCGCGCCCGACCATGGCGGCCGGCCGGCCGGGGCACGCGGCCCGGTTCGACCAAACCTGTCTTACCTGCGACACCGGCGCTGCGAAACAGGTCGAAACGGGAAACCTTGCCCGCTGAATGAAAGTTTTGATTGCCGTCGCCGCGCCGGAAAAGTAAGTGTCGTTTTTGAGCAGGTTAAGCAAGGCGTCCGCCGGCCCTCCAATGCTGCGGCGCCGTTTTCGAGAAAGCGCGCAACGACGTGGCCGACAGCGACACCTCGGCGAAGCGTTTCGCCTTCGTGCTCATTCCCGACTTCACGCTGGTCGCTTTTTCCGCGGCGATCGAGCCGCTCCGGCTCGCCAACCGCTATTTCGGCAGGAAGATCTACGACTGGCGCTGTGTGACCTGCGACGGCAACGTCGTGGCCGCCAGCAACGGGCTCGTGGTCCGGCCCGACGGCTCGCTCAGCGACCTCCGGCTCGGGCGGATGGATTTCGACAAGGTCGACACGCTGGTGGTTTGCGCCGGCATCGACGTGGAGAGTTTTTCCAATGCGGAACTCTCCGCCTATCTGAGGAAGCTCGCCGGCAACGGCACGCGGATCGCCGGCATCTGCACGTCGTCCTGGTTCCTTGCCCGCTCCGGCATCCTTGAGGACCGGCACTGCACGATCCACTGGGAGCTGCTGCACACCTTCGCCGAGCGCTTCCCCGACGTCGACGTGCAGCCGGACCTCTTCGATGTGGACGGCAACATCCATACCTGCGCCGGCGGCGTCGCCTCGCTCGACATGATGCTCGACCTGATCGCCGACGACATCGGCGACGAGGCGAGCGAGTGGATCTCCGAGCAGTGCCTCGTCGACCGGGTGCGGACCAAGAACGACCGCCAGAAACTGCCGCTCAACGCGCGGGTCGGCGTGCACAATTCCAAGCTCCTGGCGATGATCGAGGTGATGGAGCAGAACCTCGCCGAGCCCCTGTCGCTGGCCGAGATATCCCGGCGCACCGGGCTGTCGCGGCGCCATGTGGAGCGGCTGTTCCGCCAGCTCCTCGGCCGCTCGCCGGCGCGCTATTATCTCGACCTGAGGCTTGACCGGGCGCGCCAGCTCCTCTTGCAGTCGGATATGGCGATCGTCGACGTGGCGATCGCCAGCGGCTTTGTCTCGGCCTCGCATTTTTCCAAATGCTACCGCGAACTCTACGGCCGCTCGCCCCAGGCCGACCGGCAGGCGAGCCTTGCGGAACGGGCGGCCGGGCCGAAGGGCGGCCGGTAATTTATTGCCTCAATCCCGGCCCTTCTTGTGCGGCCGGCCGAAGTCGGGCGCCGGGGTCTCCTGGCCCGCCTCGATGATCGACTTGCGGATCGAGCGGGTGCGCGAGAAGAGGTCGAACAAGGCGCCGGCGTCGCCCCAGCGGATCGCCCGCTGCATGGCCGAGAGGTCTTCGGAAAACCGCGCCAGCATCTCCAGGATCGCGTCCTTGTTGTGCAGGCAGACGTCGCGCCACATCGTCGGGTCGGATGCGGCGAGGCGCGTGAAGTCGCGAAAGCCGCCAGCGGAATATTTGATGACTTCCGACTTCGTCACCGTCTCCAGGTCGTCCGCCGTGCCAACGATGTTGTAGGAGATGAGCTGCGGCAGGTGGCTGGTGATCGCCAGCACCAGGTCGTGGCGGCCGGGCTCCATGGTGTCGACGTCCGAGCCGCAGCCGCGCCAGAAGGCGGTCAGCCTGTCGATGGCGTCGCGGCTGGTGCTCTTGTCGGGGGTCAGGATGCACCAGCGGTTCTGGAACAGGTCCGGGAAACCGGCGTCGGGGCCGGAATGCTCGGTGCCGGCGATCGGGTGGCCGGGGATGAAGTGGACCGTGTCCGGAACGTGCGGGGCGATCTGGTCGATCACCGACATCTTGACCGAACCCACATCGGTGAGGATGGCGCCGGGCTTGAGGCTGTCGGCGATGGTCTGCATCGTCGCCTCGCAGGCGCCGACAGGGATGCAGAGGACGACGAGGTCGGCGTCCGCGACAGCTTCGGCCGGATCGAGGGTGTAGACGTCGCCGAGGCCCAGTTCCCGGGCGCGCTCAAGGGTCTTTTCGGACCGGGTGGAGATGGCGATCTCGCGCACCAGGCCCTCGCGGCGTGCGACCTGGGCTAGGGACGAACCGATGAGGCCGATGCCGATCAGCGCCAGGCGGTCAAAGAGGGGCTCTGCCATCGCTTACCGCTCCGTCTGTTCGAGGAACGCGGCAATGGCGGCGACGGTGGCCCGGTTGGCCTCCTCGCTGCCGACGGTCATGCGAAGGGCATCCGCGAGGCCATAGTTGTCGACACGGCGCAGCACGATGCCCTCGGCGAGGAGGTAGGCGTCGGCATCGGCGGCGGTGCGGCCGGCTTCGTCCGGGAAATGGATGAGTATGAAGTTGCCGACGCTCGGCGTGACGGTGAGGCCGAGCTTTTCCAGCTCCGCCGTCAGCCAGGGCAGCCAGCGTGCATTGTGCTCGATGGCGGCCTCGGTGAAGGCGCGGTCGCGGATCGCGGCAACGCCGGCGGCGATCGACGGGGCGCCGAGGTTGAACGGACCCCTGATCCGGTTGACCGCATCGACGATGGCGGCCGGGCCGTAGAGCCAGCCGATGCGCAGGGCCGCAAGGCCGTAGACCTTGGAGAAGGTGCGGGTCATGACGACGTTCTCGGCACTGCCGACGAGCTCGATGCCGGCCTCGTAGTCGTTCTTCTGGACGAATTCGGCATAGGCCGCGTCAAGGAGGAGGATGACGTTGCCCGGCAGGCCGGCATGGAGACGGCGGATCTCGTCGAAGGGGAGGTAGGTGCCGGTCGGGTTGTTCGGATTGGCGAGGAACACGATCTTCGTGCGTTCGCTCACCCGTTCCAGCATGGCGTCGACGTCGGTCGTCAGGTCCCTTTCCGGCGCGACCACGGGCACGCCGCCGGCGGCGCGAGTGGCGATCGGGTAGACCAGGAAGCCGTGCTCGGTGTGGATCGCCTCGTCGCCGGGGCAGAGATAGGCCTGGGCGAGGAGGTTCAGGACCTCGTCGGAGCCGGCGCCGCAGACGA
The sequence above is drawn from the Rhodobium gokarnense genome and encodes:
- a CDS encoding HAMP domain-containing methyl-accepting chemotaxis protein, with product MKNFAISTKVFGGFAIVLILLIVIGATGALNLNAGNDSFKRYRAIALQTNQAGRVQANLLTARLAVKNFIIAPSPESIAVFNDRAGKTREFNDTLGTLVHSAEKKQVVGDVRDNLATYGTNFEEVVRLQAERSDLVINTLDKVGPQMERKLTEIMESAYSDKDVMAAYQAGTVQRNLLLMRLYVVKFLLENSEEAYARVLQESVEMAKHHEAMLAELQNPGRRQLAEEVGELHATYEAAFRKVHDTIGTRNDIIKNRLDVIGPAIAGSMEDLKLAIKTEQDTLGPEASMAMDRAVMITIAVAVVSILLGLVAAWVIGTGIARPIRAMTSAMGRLAGGDKEIDIPGLDRKDEVGSMAGAVEVFRENMIKADELAAREAAELAAREERARHIEEVTRAFDAAVSGLLGSLANASEEMKSTATSMSEIAHTTNDRATSVASAAEEASTNVQTVSAATEELSSSIHEISRQVTQSSQIADKAVSQADTTDAQVQRLASASQHIGEVIALISEIAEQTNLLALNATIEAARAGETGKGFAVVAAEVKTLAGQTAKATDDIRKQISDIQLETEEAVAAIQQIGATIKDMNEIALGISSAVEEQNAATNEIARNVEQAAIGTREVSSNILEVTRSAGQTGAAATQVTGVAGDLGSKSDQLRAEVETFLKTVRAA
- a CDS encoding HAMP domain-containing methyl-accepting chemotaxis protein, giving the protein MFKNFRISTKVFGGFAVVLAFLLLISLTAGFSLLQSNDGFRRYRHITDQTTHAGAVRDNLLETQLWALRYLEDPSEERLTNARKRAEETVRLVDAFDDLVNSASKVAIITAAKTELKAFLEGFEEAVRLQQRREDLVRNTLYDVGPKIEDQLTEIARQVRVDQDGNAAFLADEVRRHLMSMRLNVAKFLNDNEQASFDGAMREAAAAREVSDRLMSTLGIPARREQVRQVAALQTSYETAFKEVHETAMARNAIVGDTLNTIGPKIASDMEELKTAIETEQDTIGPETSRMMENAVYITAAVGTISVVLGLISAWLIGTGISRPITAITGVMRTLADGDKTVEIPGLDRKDEVGSMAGAVEVFKENMIRNEEMAAREMEAMKVREKRAKEIEEMTSNFDRNVSELLQSLSAASTEMENTAASMSEIANGTNQRATTVASAAEEASTNVQTVSSATEELSSSIQEIVRQVAESSQIAERAVKQADHTDGQVQNLAEAAQRIGEVVSLISEIAEQTNLLALNATIEAARAGETGKGFAVVAAEVKELANQTSKATDDIRAQILSIQTETEEAVGAIQQIEATIQEMNQITTGIASAMEQQNAATEEIARNVEQAAIGTREVSSNIVEVTHAAGETGAAATQVTGVAGDLNAKSLQLKAEVEQFLRGVRAA
- a CDS encoding formate--tetrahydrofolate ligase, which codes for MPATPVKSDIEIARAADKKSIWEIGKRLDIPGESLLPFGNDKAKVSAGFIEGLKDRPNGKLILVTAINPTPAGEGKTTTTVGLGDGLNRIGRKAMICLREPSLGPCFGMKGGAAGGGYAQVVPMEDINLHFTGDFHAITSAHNLLSAMIDNHIYWGNELDIDQRRITWRRVLDMNDRALREVVAALGGVANGFPRQGGFDITVASEIMAILCLSKDLKDLQQRLGDIVIGYRRDRNPVTCRDIKADGAMTVLLRDAMQPNLVQTLENNPAFIHGGPFANIAHGCNSVVATTTALKLVDYVVTEAGFGADLGAEKFFDIKCRKAGLHPDAAVVVATIRALKMNGGVAREDLAAENVAAVAEGCLNLGRHIANVKQFGVPVIVAINHFLGDTGAEIAAVKEFCAEEGTEAVLCRHWAEGSAGITELAEKVAELADEGHSQFAPLYRDEMSLFQKIETVAKRIYRADEVLADKTIRDQLHQWEAAGYGHLPVCMAKTQYSFSTDPNLRGAPTGHGVPIREVRLSAGAGFVVVICGEIMTMPGLPRQPAAETIGLNEDGEVVGLF
- a CDS encoding permease, producing the protein MSNGTETVRRPHGPLARLPHIDRVWLVLAAALALLALIDSDQAARSLRFTADALLGVAVFLALSIGVAAFAKASGADNLIARAFSGQPAWMILAAALMGALSPFCSCGVIPLIAALLAMGVPLPAVMAFWLASPIMDPSMFVLTVGTLGTGFAVYKTFAAVAIGLLGGFGTWALLSAGALQNPLREGVGNGGCSARVVRAPQPVVWRFWQERDRREKFRTNALFNLNFLGKWLALAFFLESLMVAYIPADTVVGLVGGESVLPVVIATLVGVPAYLNGYAALPLVGGLIDQGMAPGAGMAFMLAGGVTSIPAAVAVYALARPPVFAAYLGFALVGSLGLGLLFNAIY
- a CDS encoding ArsR/SmtB family transcription factor, which encodes MPADYSEKNAADAFAALGNRTRLRLVRLLVRAGPGGLAVGAIQERLKVPASTLAHHLATLARAGLVTQQKAGREVRTTAHFDRLRGLGDFLFEACCRGFDVDDADTRSDDVA
- a CDS encoding HAMP domain-containing methyl-accepting chemotaxis protein encodes the protein MLKNLKISTKVFGGFAIVLALLVLISLTGAINLMDGNDSFKRYRHIALQTAQAGQVQANLLESRVAVLNFLRNASQENIAAVKERAERTLALNEEFDTLVNSDDKKKLIAATGTDLTTYLAAFQDMTKYQATRDDLLNNVLNVKGPQMERNLTKIMQSAYQDNDAGAAYHAAAVQRNLLLMRLYLLKFIESNDAAAYERTVAESAETTKNLQSLLGELQNPMRRRLATEVVELHSAYEEAFKGMHAAILQRNALVNDRLNTIGPKVAAEMDKLKLDIKNEQETLGPAASQAMETAVYVAAGVALVGVVLGILAAWFIGIGISRPISAMTDVMRKLADGDKTVDIPGLDRKDEVGSMAGAVEVFKENMIKADQLAASQAEERKAREERARKIEDLTKGFDSNVSELLQALSAAANEMENTASSMSEIANGTNQRATTVASAAEEASTNVQTVSSATEELSSSIQEIARQVAQSSQIAEKAVQQADHTDGQVQNLAEAAQRIGEVVSLISEIAEQTNLLALNATIEAARAGETGKGFAVVAAEVKELASQTAKATDDIRAQILGIQTETQDAVAAIQQIGSTIKDMNQITVGIASAMEEQNAATDEIARNVEQAAIGTQEVSSNIVQVTHAAGETGAAATQVTGVAGDLNAKSLQLKSEVEQFLAGVRAA